From Mytilus edulis chromosome 8, xbMytEdul2.2, whole genome shotgun sequence, one genomic window encodes:
- the LOC139484911 gene encoding uncharacterized protein, with translation MQKFIILSAVCFMLCTSFPLTQWTQCSFSHDCSTTAPCCRDAYGNALPGVGFGYIGNQLSGACSSTLGEQGASCSSSCGCKSGLTCYVPTSGGCCPPAKCYDSVWVEQQQL, from the exons ATGCAGAAATTCATAATACTG AGTGCAGTATGTTTTATGTTGTGTACTAGTTTTCCGTTAACCCAGTGGACCCAGTGTAGCTTCTCTCATGATTGTTCTACAACCGCTCCCTGCTGCAGAGATGCTTACGGTAATGCACTTCCTGGAGTTGGTTTTGGTTACATTG GAAACCAACTTAGTGGAGCTTGTTCAAGTACTCTTGGTGAGCAGGGGGCTTCTTGTAGTTCTTCTTGTGGTTGTAAATCAG GTTTAACATGTTATGTGCCAACGAGTGGAGGATGCTGTCCTCCAGCGAAATGTTATGATTCCGTCTGGGTAGAACAGCAACAACTGTAA